The following proteins are encoded in a genomic region of Cryptomeria japonica chromosome 11, Sugi_1.0, whole genome shotgun sequence:
- the LOC131053747 gene encoding uncharacterized protein LOC131053747, translating into MDLRVFLLAFIFLSFVVFFDFAEGRYLSQHESIPTFSHAYQSLDTERFVPVKRTVTLAWALPQKILVGVLHGRHPEERRGGCCQNNCCARNDRGTCCAING; encoded by the exons ATGGACCTCCGTGTCTTCTTACTGGCATTCATATTTCTCTCCTTCGTCGTCTTCTTTGATTTCGCAGAAGGCCGATATCTCTCACAACACGAGAGTATCCCTACGTTTTCCCATGCGTATCAAAGTTTAG ATACAGAACGCTTTGTACCTGTAAAGCGAACCGTGACATTGGCTTGGGCTTTACCT CAAAAAATTCTAGTTGGTGTACTCCATGGCCGCCACCCGGAGGAGAGGCGGGGTGGATGCTGTCAAAATAATTGTTGTGCGAGAAATGACCGGGGAACATGTTGTGCAATAAATGGATAG